ATATTGACGGCATCCTCAGTAGCAATTCCGCGCTGATTCAAATAGAATATCTGATCGGCGCCTACCTTGGAAGTTGTAGCTTCGTGTTCAACCTTAGCGGATTCGTTTTCAACTTCGATGTAAGGGAATGTATGCGCACCGCATTTGTCACTCATAAGCATCGAATCGCACTGTGTGAAGTTGCGGGCACCTTCGGCATTCTTTCCGATCTTAACAAGTCCTCTGTAGGAATTATTGCTTCTTCCGGCGGAAATTCCTTTGGAGATAATTGTACTGCGTGTATTCCTTCCGAGGTGGATCATTTTCGTTCCGGTATCGGCCTGCTGCATATTATTTGTAACTGCGACAGAATAGAACTCGCCGACTGAATTATCACCCTGTAAAATACAGCTCGGATATTTCCATGTAATAGAAGAACCGGTTTCAACCTGAGTCCAGGAGATTTTTGAATTTATACCTCTGCACGCGCCCCGTTTGGTAACAAAGTTATAAATACCTCCCTTGCCATCTTTATCGCCGGGGTACCAGTTCTGAACCGTTGAATATTTAATTTCCGCATTATCGAGCGCAACGAGTTCAACAACTGCAGCGTGGAGCTGATTCTTATCGCGGATTGGAGCAGTACAACCTTCCAGATAGCTTACATAAGTACTTTCTTCTGCAACAATCAAAGTACGCTCGAACTGTCCGGTCTCCTGCGCGTTAATTCTGAAATAGGTTGAAAGTTCCATCGGGCAGCGGACTCCCTTAGGAATAAATACGAAAGATCCGTCGCTGAAAACGGCAGAGTTTAATGCAGCGAAATAATTATCTGTGTAAGGTACAACAGAACCGAGATATTTTTTAACCAGATCGGGATGTTCCTGAATGGCTTCGGAGATTGAACAGAAAATTATTCCCTTTTCTTTCAGTGTTTCCTTAAATGTAGTTGTAACCGATACAGAATCGAACACGGCATCGACGGCAACACCTGTAAGAAGTTTCTGTTCATTCAACGGAATGCCAAGCTTTTCAAATGTTTTTAACAATTCAGGATCAACTTCATCTAGACTATTGAGCTGAGGTTTCTTTTTCGGAGCTGAATAATAACTGACATCCTGATAGTCGATTGGTGGATAATTAACATTAGGCCAATGAGGCTCTTCCATTTTCTGCCAGTAGCGGAATGCTTTCAAACGCCACTCCGTCATCCATTCGGGTTCATTTTTTTTATGAGAGATTAAACGGACTACATCCTCGTTCAATCCTTTCGGAGCAGTTTCTGTTTCAATATCGGTGACAAACCCCCATTTATATTCCGAGCTGGTAAGCTCGTCCAGAACTTTCATATCCTCGGAAAGTTCTTCCGGTTTATCCAGATTTTCTTTGATTTCGTTCATTTTCGCCTTTATTCTAGAATTTTGGATTAAAACGTAGTCAATCTTGAAAAAAATATCAAGATTAATATTAGAAACCGAATTCAGTTGGAAATCGTTCCAAATTTTCAGGAGTTCTGCTGACGGATAATTTCGAAAAGGAGTATACCGGTTGCAACCGATACATTCAGGGAATCAATACGTCCTTTCATCGGAATCTGAACGAGGAAATCGCAATTTTCGGCAACAAGTTTTCTAATCCCCTTTTCCTCGTTTCCGGCTACAAGTGCAACCGGCATTTTATAATCTACCGAAGTATACTCTCTGGAATTATTAAGTGAAGTCCCAACAATCCAGAAATTCTCTTTCTTCAGTTGTTCAATTGTCCTTACAAGATTGTTAGCCCTGCAGATTTTCAGATGCGATACAGCACCGGCAGAAATTTTTTCTACAGTTTCAGTTACCGGCGCACTCTGATTTGTTGTAAGTATTACGCCATCTACCCCAGCGCATTCCGCCGTTCTTAAAATCGCTCCGAGGTTGTGCGGGTCCTGAATTGAATCTAGGAGAAGCAGTAAAGGATATTTTTTTGAATTTTTTGAAAATTGGATTAATTCTGCCAGATCAAAAAACTTTATACCGGATTTAAGAGCTATTACACCCTGAGCATTTAAATTACCGGCCAGGTCGTTAAATTTTTGTATTGAAAGCTGAGTGACCTTGATACTGTTTTTTTTAGCCGAGGCAAAAATCTTGTTGATCGCATCACCGTGCTGACCGAATGAGATGTATATAACCTCCAGTTCAACTCCTGCGTTAATCGCTTCGAGGACCGGTTTCCGGCCGTAAATTTTTTCCATAAATCGAATTTATTTTAAGGATAGATAAAAACTTTCAGAGAATACAGATCAATTCTATTCTGAAACAAAAGTGAATTCATCTTCGGCAACTTTGAATTTACAAAAGACACGATTGTTTTTCTTTTTCGGTTTGTATTCTTTTTCAAGTACAATTTCTTTTTTGTATAAATTGAAACGGAAGTCGGCAGAATTTATGGCGCCGTCCTGCTTCAGTACATTAACGATATAATCGCCGACAAGGTCTTCAAACAACAATTCCTTCTTTGCCGGTTGAATTCTGGGGACCGCATCCATTTTTGCTTTAAGGCCCATTACAATAAAATAAAAAATATTTTTTTCACGTATGACTTCGACAGAGATTTCGTAGGCAAAGCTCGTAAATTCCACCATTGTTTCGATAGCGAAAACACAATACTGTTTTTTTATTTTTTCGTCGTAGCTGTAATATGCCTTGCAAAGATATTCGAGTTTGTCAGGTTTTTTAGACGGGATTGCCGAAAGAGCGGTATGAGCTTTTTTCTTCCGGGTTTTAGGAATTTTGGGAATGTTTTTCGGTTTACGGAGCGGCAATCAGGACACCTTTATTTTAGATAATATTTGACCCAGGTCATTTAATGAGAGGGTTATCTGTTCTCCATTCGACATATTTTTAAGAACATACTCCCCTTTTTGGAACTCATCTCCGCCGATCATCAAAACGAAACGGGCATTAAATTTATTAGCCTCACGCATCTGGGCTTTAACGCTTCTGCTCAAATAATCACATTCAACAATCAGTCCTTCTCTTCTGAGATTAACTGATAAAGAAAACGCATTCGAACCAAGATTTTTTTCAATCGCAACAATATAAAGATCGATCTTATCATCAGGAATGTTCAGTGAATTTTCATTTTCGCAGGCAAGCAGAATTCTTTCCATACCGGCAGCGAATCCGACACCGGGCACATCGCCGCCGCCAAGTTCTTTAACAAGCATATTGTACCGTCCGCCGCCGCAGAGCGAACTCTGCGCTCCGACACTTCCGCTTACTACTTCAAATGTAGTGTGTGAGTAATAGTCGAGTCCTCTTACAAGTTTAGGATCAACTTCGAAAGGAATTTGAGCGTCAAGGAGCGACTGTTTTACCTTTTCGAAATGCTCAAGGCTTTCGCTGTCAAGATGCTCAATTAGGAGAGGAGCATTTTCCATAATTTTCTGATCGGCCTCTTCCTTGCTGTCGAAAATTCTCAGAATATTCGTATCAAATCTTTTTTTGCTTTCAGGAGTCAGTTTATCAAAATATTTTTCGAGATAGTTCCTCAATATCAATTTATATTTTTCACGGGACTCCGGAATACCGAGAGAATTGATTTTAACAATCAGGTTTTTGAGTTCCAGTTTCTTAAAAATATCGTAAGCCATTATAATCATTTCGGCATCGAGCATCGGGTCATTACTTCCGAGAGCTTCGGCACCGAACTGGTGAAACTGGCGGAACCTACCGGCTTGCGGCCGCTCCTGTCTGAACATCGGTGAGATATAGTAGAGTTTATTTACGCTCTGCTTTTTATCGAGTGAGTGTTCAATAAAAGCTCTGACAACACCGGCAGTCATTTCCGGTTTTAGAGTAACACTCGTACCGCTCCGGTCGAGGAATGTATACATCTCTTTACTAACAATATCGGTAGCTTCGCCGATTCCCCTTGCAAAGAGAGAAGTCTCTTCAAAAACCGGAGTACGGATTTCCTTATAATTGAAGTGAGAAAAAACGCCGGAGACAATTTTTTCGAGGTAATGCCATTTAGAAATATCGGCTGGTAAAATATCCTTTGTACCGGTAATTGCTTTAATCATCGGGTTAATTCCGTTTCCTAGGAGATTTCGAAATATTGTTTCTCCTCATTTTCGAAGAGATCAAAAATTTCGTCTGAAGTTTTGGCTTTGGAAAGACTCTCTCTGAATTCTTCTTTATTCATCATTCTTGAGATACGGCTGAGGAGTTTTATATGAGGGCCGACAAGATTCTCTTTTCCGACGAGCAGAAAAATAAGGTTAACCGGTTGTCCGTCGAGCGCCTGAAAATCGATTGGTTCATCAGACTTTCCGAAAGCTGCAATTATATCAGTAACGCTATTTGATTTTGCATGAGGAATTGCGAATCCTTTACCGACACCGGTAGACATAATTTTTTCCCGGTCATGGACCGAATCTCGCATCGATTCAACATCTTTAACACGATCATCCTCTTTAAACAGATTTATCAGTTCGTTAATAGCATCATTCTTAAATTTTGAATTCATTGAAGGAATGATTTTGTCTTTTCGAAGTATATCGCAAATTCTCATTTCAATAGGCCGGAAAATGTTTTATAATATTGTGGTCCAAATTTAAGAAAGGCGCACCCCTTTATCAATTAACAGGAGGATAAATTGTGAGTATTATCCTTTCCTCCTTGCAGTGGTTAAATGCATAACGTAATTTGCACAGAGAAAAAATCAAATTAAACACAGAGAATCAGTTTCGATGAAAAAATTACTTTTATTAGGTGCGGAAGCAATTGCACAAGGCGCAATCGACGGCGGGATGTCCGGCATTTACGCATACCCCGGGACACCGTCAACGGAAATAACCGAATACGTTCAGAGATCGAGGGTGGCTGCTGAAAGAAATATTCACAGCAAATGGTCTGCTAATGAGAAGACTGCAATGGAAGCAGCTCTCGGGATGTCCTATGCCGGCAAAAGAGCAATGGTCTGCATGAAACATGTCGGTCTCAATGTAGCAGCAGATCCATTTATCAATTCTGCTATAACGGGAGTGAACGGCGGACTTATAATAACGGTAGCGGATGATCCATCGATGCATTCATCCCAGAACGAGCAGGATTCCCGTTATCTGGGAAAATTTGCACTAATACCGGTACTTGAACCTTCAAACCAGCAGGAAGCATATGATATGGCCCGGCAGGGATTCGAACTTTCGGAGAAATATAAGACACCGGTTATGATCAGGATTACAACAAGACTATCACATTCCAGATACGGTGTTGAAGTAAGTGAGATGGTTCAGCAAAATAGCGGATCGCTTCCGAATGATTCCAGGCAATTTGTACTGCTTCCCGCAATTGCAAGGAACCGTTATAAGATACTGCTGGAGAATCAGAAAAATTTTGAAATTGAATCCGAGAATTCCAGATTCAATAAGTATATTGATGCTGATGACAAATCGATGGGAATAGTTGCCTGCGGAATCGCATTTAATTACCTTGTCGAAAATTATCCGGGTAGGAAATCCCCGCACCCGGTTGTAAAGATCGGGCAGTACCCTCTACCCAAAAAACTTTTGAAGAAACTTACTGACGAATGCGAGACAATACTTGTCCTTGAAGACGGATATCCTTTTGTTGAAGAGACGTTAAAAGGATTTTTCGAAACAGAAAAAATTTTTAAGGGAAGGCTTGACGGGACATTGCCAAGGGACGGCGAACTAAATCCAACGCTTGTTGCCACGGCGCTTAAATTACAAACCAGAGAGGGCCTGCCTGTGCCGGAGATTGTAGCCAACAGACCACCTGAACTTTGCAACGGCTGCAGTCACAGAGATGTTTATGAAGCACTTAATGAAGCGATGAAAGTCTTCGGCGAAAAAAGAGTTTTCTCCGATATCGGTTGCTACACACTTGGTGCACTCCCGCCATATAACTCGATAAACTCCTGCGTTGATATGGGCGCATCGATTACAATGGCAAAGGGAGCCGCAGATGCAGGACTAATTCCATCGGTTGCAATGATAGGCGATTCAACTTTCACACATTCGGGAATTACCGGACTACTCGACGCGGTCAATGCAAATTCTCCGATAACAATTATCATCTCCGATAACAGCGCTGTAGCTATGACCGGAGGCCAGGAATCATCGGCAACCGGTAGATTGAAGGAAATATGTCTGGGAGTAGGAGTTGAACCGGAGCATGTAAGAATTCTAACTCCATTACCAAAATACCATAACGAAATGGTAGACATTCTGAAAGAGGAATTAGCTTACAACGGAGTATCGGTTATTATTGCCGAAAGGGAATGCATACAGACAGTGACAAAAAAGAAGAAAGCAAAAAAATAATCGTTTACAAATAGAAAAGAGAGATGAAAAAAGATATTATATTATCCGGAGTAGGCGGACAGGGTATTTTATCGATAGCAGCGATTATCGGATTTGCCGCGCTCGAAAGGATTTTATTCATAAAGCAATCCGAGGTCCACGGGATGAGTCAGAGGGGCGGAGCTGTTCAATCCCACCTCAGAATTTCAGACAGTGAAATTGCATCCGATCTAATTCCTTATGGCGAGGCGGATCTTATTATTTCAGTAGAGCCGATGGAATCGATGCGGTATCTCCCCTTCCTATCCAAAGAAGGTTGGATAATCACCAACACAACACCATTTGTAAACATTCCGAATTATCCCGACT
This Melioribacteraceae bacterium DNA region includes the following protein-coding sequences:
- the sufB gene encoding Fe-S cluster assembly protein SufB, whose translation is MNEIKENLDKPEELSEDMKVLDELTSSEYKWGFVTDIETETAPKGLNEDVVRLISHKKNEPEWMTEWRLKAFRYWQKMEEPHWPNVNYPPIDYQDVSYYSAPKKKPQLNSLDEVDPELLKTFEKLGIPLNEQKLLTGVAVDAVFDSVSVTTTFKETLKEKGIIFCSISEAIQEHPDLVKKYLGSVVPYTDNYFAALNSAVFSDGSFVFIPKGVRCPMELSTYFRINAQETGQFERTLIVAEESTYVSYLEGCTAPIRDKNQLHAAVVELVALDNAEIKYSTVQNWYPGDKDGKGGIYNFVTKRGACRGINSKISWTQVETGSSITWKYPSCILQGDNSVGEFYSVAVTNNMQQADTGTKMIHLGRNTRSTIISKGISAGRSNNSYRGLVKIGKNAEGARNFTQCDSMLMSDKCGAHTFPYIEVENESAKVEHEATTSKVGADQIFYLNQRGIATEDAVNMIVNGFCKEVFNELPMEFAVEAQKLLAISLEGSVG
- the rlmB gene encoding 23S rRNA (guanosine(2251)-2'-O)-methyltransferase RlmB; protein product: MEKIYGRKPVLEAINAGVELEVIYISFGQHGDAINKIFASAKKNSIKVTQLSIQKFNDLAGNLNAQGVIALKSGIKFFDLAELIQFSKNSKKYPLLLLLDSIQDPHNLGAILRTAECAGVDGVILTTNQSAPVTETVEKISAGAVSHLKICRANNLVRTIEQLKKENFWIVGTSLNNSREYTSVDYKMPVALVAGNEEKGIRKLVAENCDFLVQIPMKGRIDSLNVSVATGILLFEIIRQQNS
- the hisS gene encoding histidine--tRNA ligase, encoding MIKAITGTKDILPADISKWHYLEKIVSGVFSHFNYKEIRTPVFEETSLFARGIGEATDIVSKEMYTFLDRSGTSVTLKPEMTAGVVRAFIEHSLDKKQSVNKLYYISPMFRQERPQAGRFRQFHQFGAEALGSNDPMLDAEMIIMAYDIFKKLELKNLIVKINSLGIPESREKYKLILRNYLEKYFDKLTPESKKRFDTNILRIFDSKEEADQKIMENAPLLIEHLDSESLEHFEKVKQSLLDAQIPFEVDPKLVRGLDYYSHTTFEVVSGSVGAQSSLCGGGRYNMLVKELGGGDVPGVGFAAGMERILLACENENSLNIPDDKIDLYIVAIEKNLGSNAFSLSVNLRREGLIVECDYLSRSVKAQMREANKFNARFVLMIGGDEFQKGEYVLKNMSNGEQITLSLNDLGQILSKIKVS
- a CDS encoding PTS sugar transporter subunit IIA, which encodes MRICDILRKDKIIPSMNSKFKNDAINELINLFKEDDRVKDVESMRDSVHDREKIMSTGVGKGFAIPHAKSNSVTDIIAAFGKSDEPIDFQALDGQPVNLIFLLVGKENLVGPHIKLLSRISRMMNKEEFRESLSKAKTSDEIFDLFENEEKQYFEIS
- a CDS encoding thiamine pyrophosphate-dependent enzyme, translating into MKKLLLLGAEAIAQGAIDGGMSGIYAYPGTPSTEITEYVQRSRVAAERNIHSKWSANEKTAMEAALGMSYAGKRAMVCMKHVGLNVAADPFINSAITGVNGGLIITVADDPSMHSSQNEQDSRYLGKFALIPVLEPSNQQEAYDMARQGFELSEKYKTPVMIRITTRLSHSRYGVEVSEMVQQNSGSLPNDSRQFVLLPAIARNRYKILLENQKNFEIESENSRFNKYIDADDKSMGIVACGIAFNYLVENYPGRKSPHPVVKIGQYPLPKKLLKKLTDECETILVLEDGYPFVEETLKGFFETEKIFKGRLDGTLPRDGELNPTLVATALKLQTREGLPVPEIVANRPPELCNGCSHRDVYEALNEAMKVFGEKRVFSDIGCYTLGALPPYNSINSCVDMGASITMAKGAADAGLIPSVAMIGDSTFTHSGITGLLDAVNANSPITIIISDNSAVAMTGGQESSATGRLKEICLGVGVEPEHVRILTPLPKYHNEMVDILKEELAYNGVSVIIAERECIQTVTKKKKAKK
- a CDS encoding indolepyruvate oxidoreductase subunit beta gives rise to the protein MKKDIILSGVGGQGILSIAAIIGFAALERILFIKQSEVHGMSQRGGAVQSHLRISDSEIASDLIPYGEADLIISVEPMESMRYLPFLSKEGWIITNTTPFVNIPNYPDLNQLLEQLNSYGNVIAFNADEVARKIKAPKASNVVTLGAASPFLEIPIENLKGGIKTLFGRKGDEIINMNINALLAGVEESKRFTGKTEV